One Arcobacter arenosus DNA window includes the following coding sequences:
- a CDS encoding nucleotidyltransferase family protein: protein MHKKDILSYLKSNQEYYQKQFGIQFIGLFGSFARDEANDNSDIDILYKIEKDKKLSMFKYLKLTKQLEDFFHKKIDLVRDETLKPQIKSYIQKDISYV, encoded by the coding sequence ATGCACAAAAAAGATATATTAAGCTATTTGAAATCAAATCAAGAATACTATCAAAAGCAATTTGGAATACAATTTATCGGTTTATTTGGATCATTTGCGAGAGATGAGGCAAATGATAATAGCGATATAGATATTTTATATAAAATCGAAAAAGATAAAAAGCTCTCAATGTTTAAGTACCTTAAACTTACTAAACAACTTGAAGATTTTTTTCACAAAAAAATTGACCTAGTAAGAGACGAAACATTAAAACCGCAAATAAAAAGTTATATTCAAAAAGATATTAGTTATGTTTAA
- a CDS encoding HNH endonuclease, with translation MAISEKTRKMLWAKSGNRCAICKIELITEQETDSKLNIGEECHIISSKLKGPRHKPNLNDYDTFDNLILLCRNHHKEIDTLIDSFPEEILRYMKQNHENWVQKTLKKELDSNKNIEEIKFLIRISSGKELMNILSDVMGYRVDYDNIISKDEADYIGSTLQTFIDYGEISSDLEIQDKINIGLEFDNQIKKLDEEGYFIFGEKNVEEYRGVKNFSIATLLIKRKDNEEIIKVNLNENEAHNKP, from the coding sequence TTGGCAATATCAGAAAAAACTAGAAAAATGCTTTGGGCAAAATCAGGTAATAGATGTGCTATCTGTAAAATCGAACTAATTACAGAACAAGAAACAGATAGTAAACTAAATATTGGTGAAGAATGTCATATTATAAGTAGTAAATTAAAAGGACCAAGACATAAGCCGAATTTAAATGACTATGATACATTTGATAACTTGATTTTATTATGTAGAAATCATCATAAAGAAATTGATACTTTAATAGATTCTTTTCCAGAAGAAATACTAAGATATATGAAACAAAATCATGAAAACTGGGTACAAAAGACTTTAAAAAAAGAACTTGATAGCAATAAAAATATAGAAGAAATAAAATTTTTAATAAGAATCTCATCTGGGAAAGAGTTAATGAATATCTTATCTGATGTGATGGGATATAGGGTCGATTACGATAATATAATTTCAAAAGATGAAGCTGACTATATTGGAAGTACATTACAAACATTTATTGATTATGGTGAAATCAGTAGTGATTTAGAAATTCAAGATAAAATTAATATAGGCTTAGAGTTTGATAACCAAATAAAAAAACTTGACGAGGAAGGTTATTTTATATTTGGTGAAAAAAATGTTGAAGAGTATAGAGGTGTCAAAAATTTTTCCATTGCAACTTTATTAATAAAAAGAAAAGATAATGAAGAAATAATAAAAGTAAACTTAAACGAAAATGAAGCACATAACAAACCATAG
- a CDS encoding 3'-5' exonuclease produces the protein MIILDFETNTLNPYDVIEAAAVKIKIQDNELVVVDKFHRYYLSRYPVNYYAFQVHRLTPELILEHRNKSEEKYASYFKEDEDFVEFCKDAKTLVAHNISFELARVEGLASFENHICTMKENKHIVKALNKNGRIKNPKLDETCIFYNIDFDDESYHSATYDVSKTYEILKCMHREKKIHLFDKLSVK, from the coding sequence ATGATTATTTTAGACTTTGAAACAAACACTTTAAATCCATATGATGTTATAGAAGCTGCAGCTGTAAAAATTAAGATTCAAGATAATGAACTAGTTGTAGTAGATAAATTTCATCGGTATTATCTTTCAAGATATCCAGTTAATTATTACGCCTTTCAAGTACATAGATTAACTCCAGAGTTAATACTTGAACATAGAAATAAAAGTGAAGAAAAATATGCTTCTTATTTTAAAGAGGATGAAGACTTTGTAGAGTTTTGTAAAGATGCAAAAACTTTAGTTGCCCATAATATAAGTTTTGAGCTTGCAAGAGTTGAAGGCTTGGCTTCTTTTGAAAATCATATTTGTACCATGAAAGAGAATAAGCATATTGTAAAAGCTTTAAATAAAAATGGGAGAATCAAAAATCCAAAGTTGGATGAGACTTGTATTTTTTATAATATAGATTTTGATGATGAGAGTTATCATAGTGCGACTTATGATGTGTCTAAGACTTATGAGATATTAAAATGCATGCATCGGGAAAAGAAAATTCATCTTTTTGATAAACTCAGCGTTAAATAA
- the rraA gene encoding ribonuclease E activity regulator RraA gives MYYQTADLCDMNQDKKIQVLSPNFKSFGGKKGFQGRVITIKLDKSNWDLIDILKNEDGTGKVVVIDVEESYYGVVGDKLSAFAVKNNYIAMIINGYVRDTRETVKFDIGLYALGTCPLRNFEKTKGIRDIELNFGGVTFNNGDYIYADEDGVIISSVELDTSDVPIIS, from the coding sequence ATGTATTATCAAACTGCAGACTTATGTGATATGAATCAAGATAAAAAAATTCAGGTATTATCCCCAAACTTTAAATCTTTTGGAGGGAAAAAAGGTTTTCAAGGAAGGGTTATTACTATAAAACTTGATAAAAGCAATTGGGATTTAATTGATATTTTAAAAAATGAAGATGGGACAGGAAAAGTAGTTGTAATTGATGTTGAAGAATCTTATTATGGTGTTGTTGGGGACAAGCTATCAGCATTTGCAGTAAAAAACAACTATATAGCTATGATTATAAATGGATATGTTAGAGACACTAGAGAAACTGTTAAATTTGATATTGGTTTATATGCTTTAGGTACATGCCCACTTAGAAACTTTGAAAAAACAAAAGGGATTAGAGATATTGAGTTAAACTTTGGTGGAGTAACTTTCAATAATGGAGATTATATATATGCCGATGAAGATGGGGTAATTATCTCATCTGTTGAACTTGATACAAGTGATGTTCCTATAATCTCTTAA